The Clostridiaceae bacterium genome includes a region encoding these proteins:
- a CDS encoding YwmB family TATA-box binding protein yields the protein MKKFFLIILIILTVSVLSYTFVNQIRIYSVENTLVKTFTESGAQLVNWEIYFRGKIISDQYNSVEELEYLAEKLSNEIGMANKNFSYNKNLSSNLIHILDIEGYINDCRTTVSINLEKTQDNPVERHISISIVNNGEHLNIEEITKTVQAVLKKYEIEYKVNICITGSFEGKLSNSELAEICDSILSRANARKVEEMETSNMISISAYSPNIGYSIEAAGKKVNINLAVRYNSYENRTYIWLASPVIEIEY from the coding sequence TTGAAAAAATTTTTTTTAATTATATTAATTATATTAACAGTATCAGTTTTATCTTATACATTTGTCAATCAAATCAGAATATATTCAGTAGAGAACACCCTTGTCAAAACTTTTACCGAATCTGGTGCACAACTTGTTAACTGGGAAATATATTTTAGAGGTAAGATAATCAGCGACCAGTACAATAGTGTTGAGGAATTAGAATATTTAGCAGAAAAGTTATCAAATGAAATTGGAATGGCCAATAAAAATTTTTCTTATAATAAAAACTTGTCCAGCAATCTTATTCATATTTTGGATATAGAGGGCTATATCAATGATTGCCGGACTACAGTAAGTATAAATTTGGAAAAAACTCAGGATAATCCTGTTGAAAGACATATATCCATCAGTATTGTCAACAATGGAGAACATTTAAATATTGAAGAAATAACTAAAACAGTGCAGGCAGTTTTAAAAAAATATGAAATTGAGTATAAAGTAAATATTTGTATAACAGGGTCATTTGAAGGAAAACTCAGCAATAGCGAATTAGCAGAAATTTGCGATAGCATATTGTCAAGAGCTAATGCAAGAAAAGTGGAAGAAATGGAAACTTCAAATATGATAAGCATATCGGCTTATTCTCCGAATATAGGTTATTCCATTGAAGCGGCTGGAAAAAAAGTTAATATTAATCTGGCAGTAAGATACAATTCCTATGAGAACAGAACATACATATGGCTGGCATCGCCTGTAATTGAGATAGAGTACTGA
- the spoIID gene encoding stage II sporulation protein D: protein MKKLVYYTLFMILIIIILPLFIVRSCSIEEDQHPPEKEKDDKIKILVYLYKQDKIQEMDLEEYVKGVVAAEMPADFGIEALKAQAVAARTYALGRMQKIYVPKEDTHKGADICTDFSHCQAWISKEEAMKGWGIARGPFNWRKIEKAVSETENIIITYEDKIINPVYHSNSGGRTENANEVWEGKEVPYLKSVISRGEESSPSYKTTIQISSEDFCNTLKSKYPDIELDSENLLDSINVLGYTTGGRVDKIKLGNVEIKGTEFRQLFSLKSANFKIEQGNEGNIKITTLGNGHGVGMSQWGANYLSKNGGNFEEIIKYYYTGVELKKINN from the coding sequence ATGAAAAAGTTAGTATATTATACTCTGTTTATGATTTTAATAATTATAATCTTGCCTTTATTTATTGTTAGGAGCTGCAGTATTGAAGAAGATCAACATCCTCCTGAAAAAGAAAAGGATGATAAAATAAAGATTCTGGTTTATTTATATAAGCAAGATAAAATACAGGAGATGGATCTGGAGGAATATGTTAAGGGAGTAGTTGCGGCAGAAATGCCTGCAGATTTTGGTATTGAGGCCTTAAAAGCTCAGGCAGTTGCGGCAAGAACATATGCATTAGGCAGAATGCAAAAAATATATGTCCCTAAGGAAGATACTCATAAGGGAGCGGATATTTGTACTGATTTCAGCCATTGCCAGGCATGGATAAGCAAAGAAGAAGCAATGAAGGGTTGGGGAATAGCCCGGGGACCTTTCAATTGGAGAAAAATTGAAAAAGCAGTGTCTGAAACAGAGAATATAATTATTACCTATGAAGATAAGATAATTAATCCCGTATATCACTCAAATAGCGGAGGAAGAACTGAAAATGCCAACGAAGTATGGGAGGGAAAGGAAGTTCCTTATTTAAAAAGTGTAATAAGCAGAGGAGAAGAATCAAGTCCTTCTTATAAAACCACTATACAGATTAGTTCAGAGGATTTTTGCAATACTCTTAAAAGCAAATATCCAGATATAGAATTGGACAGTGAAAATTTGTTGGACTCTATTAATGTGCTTGGCTATACCACTGGTGGAAGAGTAGATAAAATTAAACTAGGGAATGTTGAAATTAAAGGAACTGAATTCAGGCAATTGTTTTCATTGAAATCTGCCAATTTTAAAATAGAACAGGGGAATGAAGGAAATATAAAAATCACAACTTTAGGTAACGGTCATGGAGTGGGAATGAGCCAGTGGGGAGCAAATTATCTTTCAAAAAATGGTGGAAACTTTGAGGAAATAATAAAGTATTATTACACAGGTGTGGAATTGAAAAAAATAAATAATTAA
- the murA gene encoding UDP-N-acetylglucosamine 1-carboxyvinyltransferase: MSRLVIREGPPLRGKVRVSGAKNSVLPIMAASILSSEQCTIGDIPYLMDVKIMCALLRSLGMNVNLKKKENILIIRAGEITNTTAPYELVSKMRASFLIMGPLLAKTGKAKVPLPGGCAIGTRPVDLHLKGFAALGAEIVQGHGYVEATAKNGLKGEYIYLDFPSVGATENIMMAAVLADGQTIIENAASEPEIVDLATYLISMGADIKGAGTDTIRINGVKNLDKKVHHVVIPDRIEAGTLMEACAITGGDVLIENVVPDHLKPITAKLREAGVEISEELTSIRVKAGDRLKAIDIKTHPYPGFPTDMQAQTTALMSKAQGTSMVVETVFENRFMYVGELNRMGANIKIDGRSAIIEGGNKLMGAKVKATDLRAGAALVLAGLAADGITEISDVEHIDRGYVKIDEKLKSLGANIERLD, encoded by the coding sequence ATGTCCAGATTAGTAATAAGAGAAGGACCACCTCTTAGGGGTAAAGTTCGAGTAAGTGGAGCTAAAAATTCTGTATTGCCTATTATGGCAGCATCAATATTGTCAAGCGAACAATGTACGATTGGTGATATACCCTATCTGATGGATGTTAAAATAATGTGTGCTCTGTTAAGATCGTTGGGTATGAATGTAAACCTTAAAAAGAAAGAAAATATTCTCATAATCAGGGCTGGAGAAATAACAAATACCACAGCTCCCTACGAACTTGTCAGTAAAATGAGGGCTTCTTTCCTTATTATGGGCCCCCTTCTGGCTAAAACAGGAAAAGCAAAGGTGCCGCTCCCCGGGGGATGCGCCATAGGTACAAGACCTGTTGATCTGCATTTAAAGGGATTTGCAGCTCTTGGAGCAGAAATTGTACAAGGACATGGATATGTGGAAGCAACGGCAAAAAACGGTTTAAAAGGAGAATATATTTACCTTGATTTTCCAAGTGTAGGAGCTACAGAGAATATAATGATGGCTGCAGTACTTGCTGATGGACAAACAATTATAGAGAATGCGGCTTCAGAGCCTGAGATAGTTGATCTTGCCACATATCTTATATCAATGGGCGCAGATATAAAAGGTGCGGGGACAGATACAATAAGGATTAACGGAGTTAAAAATTTGGACAAGAAGGTACACCATGTTGTTATACCAGACAGAATTGAAGCAGGGACGCTGATGGAAGCCTGTGCAATTACAGGAGGAGATGTTTTAATTGAAAATGTAGTCCCCGACCATTTAAAGCCTATTACCGCAAAACTGAGAGAAGCTGGAGTTGAGATTTCCGAAGAACTTACCAGTATCAGAGTTAAAGCTGGAGATAGATTAAAGGCAATAGATATAAAAACCCATCCTTACCCGGGATTTCCTACAGATATGCAAGCGCAGACTACCGCATTAATGAGCAAGGCCCAGGGGACCAGCATGGTGGTTGAAACAGTGTTTGAGAACAGATTTATGTATGTTGGTGAACTTAATCGAATGGGAGCAAATATTAAAATAGATGGCAGAAGTGCAATAATAGAAGGGGGAAACAAATTAATGGGAGCCAAAGTAAAAGCTACGGATTTAAGAGCGGGAGCAGCGCTGGTTCTTGCAGGCCTGGCTGCAGATGGTATAACAGAAATTTCCGATGTTGAGCATATAGACAGAGGATATGTGAAAATTGATGAAAAATTGAAAAGTCTGGGAGCCAATATAGAAAGACTAGATTAA
- a CDS encoding peptidoglycan DD-metalloendopeptidase family protein: MKKFFPEKKLTKKKFMEFLEERGFYIVLVLCILVIGATALFVTKYNIPSSNKDFNTENIIPDDIYDEFAMEDEENYLQEGSIDVPATTSEEDEASKVVDGKENAAESTENTASEDGDTEEANAANKEAGQEAKETVAQVEKVAEGATPKSDGTKSTEVSSDASKAQASKETSANNESASVEVSNQASQGFISPVLGEIIGVFAQDRLIYSKTLDQWRAHSGIDLAADRGTPVRAVANGVVVDVKNDPRWGITVVIEHDNGLRTVYANLASDEMVVQNEKVAQGDIIGCVGNTAAFESAEQPHLHFEVWKDDKPVNPEDYINK, translated from the coding sequence ATGAAGAAATTTTTCCCGGAAAAGAAACTAACAAAAAAGAAGTTTATGGAATTCCTTGAGGAAAGAGGTTTTTATATTGTTTTAGTGCTTTGTATTTTGGTAATAGGAGCAACAGCATTATTTGTGACAAAATATAATATACCTTCATCCAACAAGGATTTCAACACGGAGAATATTATACCTGATGATATTTATGATGAATTTGCAATGGAGGATGAAGAGAATTATTTACAAGAGGGATCTATTGATGTACCTGCAACTACTTCTGAAGAGGATGAGGCCAGTAAAGTAGTAGATGGTAAGGAGAATGCAGCAGAGAGTACAGAAAATACTGCTTCTGAAGACGGAGACACGGAGGAAGCAAATGCAGCAAATAAAGAAGCAGGTCAGGAAGCCAAAGAAACAGTTGCTCAGGTTGAAAAAGTTGCTGAAGGTGCAACACCCAAATCTGATGGAACTAAATCTACAGAAGTGAGTAGTGATGCTTCTAAGGCACAGGCAAGTAAAGAAACTTCAGCAAATAATGAGTCTGCATCGGTTGAAGTTTCAAACCAGGCAAGCCAGGGATTCATATCACCGGTATTAGGGGAAATTATTGGCGTATTTGCCCAGGATAGGCTTATATACTCAAAAACATTAGATCAGTGGCGTGCCCATAGCGGAATTGATCTGGCTGCTGACAGAGGAACGCCAGTCAGGGCGGTTGCAAATGGTGTTGTTGTAGATGTGAAAAACGATCCCAGATGGGGGATAACTGTGGTTATTGAACATGATAATGGTCTCAGAACTGTGTACGCAAACCTGGCCAGCGATGAAATGGTTGTTCAGAATGAAAAGGTAGCACAAGGTGATATTATTGGATGCGTTGGCAATACAGCTGCCTTTGAATCTGCAGAGCAACCTCACTTACATTTCGAAGTATGGAAGGATGATAAACCTGTAAATCCTGAGGATTATATAAACAAATAG